A segment of the Frankineae bacterium MT45 genome:
GGCGCTCGGCGAGGGGGATGAACTCGACTCCGCCCGGTTCGACCGCCGCCACCTTGTCGCCGTAGTCTCGTGCCGTCGTCTGGGTAGGAGCCTCGCGCGCAGCCGTCATAGGGACAACTCTGCTGCCCTCGGGCAATTCTTGGCAATATCCCTCGCGTGTCCCGGGTCTGGGACATGACGTTCCCCGATGCGTAGCTGACGTCTTTCGGCGCGAGGCCTGGCGCGCTCAGTGATAGAACTGCCTTATGGGTAACCGGATCGCGACGCTCACCGTGGACTGCCGCGATGCCGTGCTGCTGGCGAACTTCTGGTGCCGGGTGCTGGGGTGGCGTGCGGTCGCCCGCAACGGTGACGATGTGACGATCGCCGGTGAGACCGCCCCCTTCCGGATCGACTTCATGCAGATGCCGGAGGCGAGTGGAAAGACCCGCAACAAGATCCATCTCGACCTGGTGGCCACCGACACCGATCAGCAGACGGAGCTGGAGCGGCTGATCTCGCACGGCGCCCGGCCGTTGGCGCTCGGCGATGGCGAGGTCAGCTGGCACGTGCTCGCCGACCCGGAGGGGAACGAATTCTGCCTGCTCCGTGACGCCGAGCCGGTGCCGCCGACGGCCACGGTCCCAACAGCTATCGAAACACCCGTCGACGAGCCGCCCGCACCGCCGCCCGCCGAGATTCCCGCACCGACGCCGGCACCCGAGCCACCCCCGACCCGGACCCAGTTCGCCGAACCGGCACCAGTCGTAGTGCCCGAGCCGGCACCCGCTGCTGAGCCGGCGCCCGACGAGCCCGATCCCGAGGTAGCCCGGCAGGCGACCGAGCAGCACGACGAGGCCGTCTCGCAGCTGCGCGAGATGATCCGCGCTCGCATGCACCGCACCAAGTAGCGGCCTCAGCGCTGGATGGCCGGCTCCCCGCCCCGCCACACCTGCGACACCAGCGCCACGCCCGGGCGGTAGGCCAGATGGACGTAGGAGGGCGCATCGAGCACCACCAGGTCGGCTCGACGTCCGACCGCGATCACGCCAATGTCGTCCCGGCGCAGAGCCGCCGCGCCACCGGCGGTCGCCGCCCGTACCGCCTCGGCCGGGGTCATCCGCATCTCCCGGACGGCCAGCGCGATGGCCAGCGGCATCGAGGTGGAGTAGGCCGAACCGGGGTTGCAGTCGGTCGCCAGCGCCACCGTCGCGCCGGCATCCAGCAGCCGTCGCGCATCTGGATAGGGCGACCGGGTCGAGAATTCGGCCAGCGGCAGCAGGGTGGCGACCGTGCTCGACCCGGCGAGGGCGGCGATGTCGGCCTCCGCCAGGTACGTGCAGTGGTCAGCGCTGGCCGCCCCTAGTTCGACGGCGAGCTGAACCCCCGCCCCGGCGCTGAGCTGATTCGCGTGGACGCGTGCCACCAGGCCGCGCTTGATCCCGGCCTGCAGGACGCTGCGACTCTCGTCGGCGTCGAAGGCGCCCCGTTCGCAGAAGACGTCCACCCAGCGAGCCAACGGTGCGCAGGCGTCGAGCATCTCCGTGCAGACGAGCCGGACGTAGGCGTCCCGCTCAATTTCCGGCGGCACGACGTGGGCCCCCAGGTAGGTCGTCTCGTCCGTGACCTCGGCCGCCAACCGTAGCGATCGGGCCTCCGTCTCGACGTCCAGGCCGTACCCGGACTTGCATTCGAAGGTCGTCACGCCGCTAGCCAGCAGCTCACCGGCCAGCCGGGCCACGTTGGCCCGCAGGGTCGCGTCGTCGGCCGCTCGGGTGGCGGCTACC
Coding sequences within it:
- a CDS encoding imidazolonepropionase, whose translation is MSTLLTGIAQLATQDPEVGELTDAAVVVEGGVIAWVGAAAQGPATDQRVDLEGRSVLPGFVDSHAHLVFAGDRTQEFDARMRGVPYSAGGIRTTVAATRAADDATLRANVARLAGELLASGVTTFECKSGYGLDVETEARSLRLAAEVTDETTYLGAHVVPPEIERDAYVRLVCTEMLDACAPLARWVDVFCERGAFDADESRSVLQAGIKRGLVARVHANQLSAGAGVQLAVELGAASADHCTYLAEADIAALAGSSTVATLLPLAEFSTRSPYPDARRLLDAGATVALATDCNPGSAYSTSMPLAIALAVREMRMTPAEAVRAATAGGAAALRRDDIGVIAVGRRADLVVLDAPSYVHLAYRPGVALVSQVWRGGEPAIQR